One segment of Choloepus didactylus isolate mChoDid1 chromosome 15, mChoDid1.pri, whole genome shotgun sequence DNA contains the following:
- the LOC119510385 gene encoding uncharacterized protein LOC119510385 isoform X1, with protein sequence MEVGFILAGLGWRGGLPFEARALLVPQVDPRSPAGQGWTPPGLPLLRPARPKDSSSEPSCDVIKTRPLEQRRGGASRTPLIPGCGAEPAGPRAEGETEASRMQGSCTGLSHSVWKCHRGVWIAPRVTLSRAFCLETALQMGAAGSMETPEGALVGNQGEERARGGFPRNRRDPEQQTSFWSQCCTVWPPPHPCSGFRGRLGMRSKYPT encoded by the exons ATGGAA GTCGGATTCATCCTCGCGGGCCTCGGTTGGAGGGGCGGTCTTCCATTTGAGGCTCGGGCTCTGCTCGTCCCTCAAGTCGACCCTCGTTCCCCCGCGGGCCAGGGTTGGACTCCTCCTGGACTCCCTCTGCTCAGGCCTGCGCGGCCCAAGGACTCCTCTTCCGAGCCTTCGTG CGACGTTATTAAAACCCGTCCACTGGAGCAGAGGCGGGGAGGGGCCAGCAGGACTCCTCTCATTCCAGGCTGTGGGGCTGAACCTGCAGGGCCGCGCGcggaaggggaaactgaggcctcaaGGATGCAAGGAAGCTGCACTGGATTATCCCACAGTGTCTGGAAATGCCATCGAGGAGTGTGGATTGCCCCCCGTGTGACTCTCTCACGGGCCTTTTGCCTGGAGACTGCTCTGCAGATGGGCGCGGCAGGATCGATGGAGACGCCAGAGGGCGCCTTGGTGGGAAACCAAGGCGAAGAACGAGCCAGGGGCGGATTCCCCCGCAACCGCCGGGACCCAGAGCAGCAGACCTCCTTCTGGTCCCAGTGCTGCACGGTATGGCCCCCGCCACACCCCTGCTCGGGTTTCCGTGGTCGCCTTGGAATGCGCTCTAAGTATCCAACCTGA
- the LOC119510385 gene encoding uncharacterized protein LOC119510385 isoform X3 translates to MKTKYSDVIKTRPLEQRRGGASRTPLIPGCGAEPAGPRAEGETEASRMQGSCTGLSHSVWKCHRGVWIAPRVTLSRAFCLETALQMGAAGSMETPEGALVGNQGEERARGGFPRNRRDPEQQTSFWSQCCTVWPPPHPCSGFRGRLGMRSKYPT, encoded by the coding sequence CGACGTTATTAAAACCCGTCCACTGGAGCAGAGGCGGGGAGGGGCCAGCAGGACTCCTCTCATTCCAGGCTGTGGGGCTGAACCTGCAGGGCCGCGCGcggaaggggaaactgaggcctcaaGGATGCAAGGAAGCTGCACTGGATTATCCCACAGTGTCTGGAAATGCCATCGAGGAGTGTGGATTGCCCCCCGTGTGACTCTCTCACGGGCCTTTTGCCTGGAGACTGCTCTGCAGATGGGCGCGGCAGGATCGATGGAGACGCCAGAGGGCGCCTTGGTGGGAAACCAAGGCGAAGAACGAGCCAGGGGCGGATTCCCCCGCAACCGCCGGGACCCAGAGCAGCAGACCTCCTTCTGGTCCCAGTGCTGCACGGTATGGCCCCCGCCACACCCCTGCTCGGGTTTCCGTGGTCGCCTTGGAATGCGCTCTAAGTATCCAACCTGA
- the LOC119510385 gene encoding uncharacterized protein LOC119510385 isoform X4, which yields MKTKYRVGLLLDSLCSGLRGPRTPLPSLRGPRAEGETEASRMQGSCTGLSHSVWKCHRGVWIAPRVTLSRAFCLETALQMGAAGSMETPEGALVGNQGEERARGGFPRNRRDPEQQTSFWSQCCTVWPPPHPCSGFRGRLGMRSKYPT from the exons GGTTGGACTCCTCCTGGACTCCCTCTGCTCAGGCCTGCGCGGCCCAAGGACTCCTCTTCCGAGCCTTCGTG GGCCGCGCGcggaaggggaaactgaggcctcaaGGATGCAAGGAAGCTGCACTGGATTATCCCACAGTGTCTGGAAATGCCATCGAGGAGTGTGGATTGCCCCCCGTGTGACTCTCTCACGGGCCTTTTGCCTGGAGACTGCTCTGCAGATGGGCGCGGCAGGATCGATGGAGACGCCAGAGGGCGCCTTGGTGGGAAACCAAGGCGAAGAACGAGCCAGGGGCGGATTCCCCCGCAACCGCCGGGACCCAGAGCAGCAGACCTCCTTCTGGTCCCAGTGCTGCACGGTATGGCCCCCGCCACACCCCTGCTCGGGTTTCCGTGGTCGCCTTGGAATGCGCTCTAAGTATCCAACCTGA
- the KAZALD1 gene encoding kazal-type serine protease inhibitor domain-containing protein 1 — protein sequence MPQPPAAASALPLLLLLVLVPTPPPASARPAGGPDYLRRGWLRLLAEGEGCAPCRPDECATPRGCLAGRVRDACGCCWECANLEGQLCDLDPSAHFYGRCGEQLECRLDAGGDLSRGEVPEPLCACSSQRPLCGSDGRTYAQICRLQEAARARPDANLTVAHSGPCESEPQIVSHPYDAWNVTGQDVIFGCEVFAYPMASIEWRKDGLDIQLPGDDPHISVQFRGGPQRFEVTGWLQIQDVRPSDEGTYRCLARNALGQVEAPASLMVLTPDQLNSTGIPRLLSLNLLPEEEAESEEGEDYY from the exons ATGCCGCAGCCACCCGCAGCTGCCTCGGCGCTACCCCTGCTACTGCTGCTGGTGCTGGTGCCGACACCGCCCCCAGCCAGCGCACGGCCGGCGGGGGGCCCCGATTACCTGCGGCGCGGCTGGCTGCGGCTGCTGGCCGAGGGCGAGGGCTGCGCTCCCTGCCGGCCGGATGAGTGCGCCACGCCACGGGGCTGCCTGGCGGGCCGGGTGCGCGACGCGTGCGGCTGCTGCTGGGAATGCGCCAACCTCGAGGGCCAGCTCTGCGACCTGGACCCCAGCGCTCACTTCTACGGGCGCTGCGGCGAGCAGCTTGAGTGCCGGCTGGACGCCGGCGGCGACCTGAGCCGCGGCGAGGTGCCGGAGCCGCTGTGTGCCTGCAGCTCGCAGCGTCCGCTCTGCGGCTCCGACGGCCGCACCTACGCGCAGATCTGTCGCCTGCAGGAGGCGGCCCGCGCTCGGCCCGACGCCAACCTCACAGTGGCGCACTCGGGGCCCTGCGAATCCG AGCCCCAGATCGTGTCGCACCCATACGATGCTTGGAATGTGACTGGGCAGGACGTGATCTTTGGCTGTGAGGTGTTTGCTTACCCCATGGCCTCCATCGAGTGGAGGAAGGATGGCCTGGACATCCAGCTGCCAGGGGATGACCCCCACATCTCTGTGCAG TTTAGGGGGGGACCCCAGAGGTTCGAGGTGACGGGCTGGCTACAGATCCAGGATGTGCGTCCCAGCGATGAGGGCACCTACCGCTGCCTTGCCCGCAATGCCCTGGGCCAGGTCGAGGCCCCAGCTAGCCTGATGGTGCTCACACCGG ACCAGCTGAACTCCACAGGCATCCCCCGGCTTCTGTCCCTGAACCTGCTTCCTGAGGAGGAGGCTGAGAGTGAAGAGGGTGAAGATTACTACTAG
- the LOC119510385 gene encoding uncharacterized protein LOC119510385 isoform X5, with product MKTKYRSDSSSRASVGGAVFHLRLGLCSSLKSTLVPPRARVGLLLDSLCSGLRGPRTPLPSLRATLLKPVHWSRGGEGPAGLLSFQAVGLNLQGRARKGKLRPQGCKEAALDYPTVSGNAIEECGLPPV from the exons GTCGGATTCATCCTCGCGGGCCTCGGTTGGAGGGGCGGTCTTCCATTTGAGGCTCGGGCTCTGCTCGTCCCTCAAGTCGACCCTCGTTCCCCCGCGGGCCAGGGTTGGACTCCTCCTGGACTCCCTCTGCTCAGGCCTGCGCGGCCCAAGGACTCCTCTTCCGAGCCTTCGTG CGACGTTATTAAAACCCGTCCACTGGAGCAGAGGCGGGGAGGGGCCAGCAGGACTCCTCTCATTCCAGGCTGTGGGGCTGAACCTGCAGGGCCGCGCGcggaaggggaaactgaggcctcaaGGATGCAAGGAAGCTGCACTGGATTATCCCACAGTGTCTGGAAATGCCATCGAGGAGTGTGGATTGCCCCCCGTGTGA
- the LOC119510385 gene encoding uncharacterized protein LOC119510385 isoform X2: MKTKYRSDSSSRASVGGAVFHLRLGLCSSLKSTLVPPRARVGLLLDSLCSGLRGPRTPLPSLRGPRAEGETEASRMQGSCTGLSHSVWKCHRGVWIAPRVTLSRAFCLETALQMGAAGSMETPEGALVGNQGEERARGGFPRNRRDPEQQTSFWSQCCTVWPPPHPCSGFRGRLGMRSKYPT; encoded by the exons GTCGGATTCATCCTCGCGGGCCTCGGTTGGAGGGGCGGTCTTCCATTTGAGGCTCGGGCTCTGCTCGTCCCTCAAGTCGACCCTCGTTCCCCCGCGGGCCAGGGTTGGACTCCTCCTGGACTCCCTCTGCTCAGGCCTGCGCGGCCCAAGGACTCCTCTTCCGAGCCTTCGTG GGCCGCGCGcggaaggggaaactgaggcctcaaGGATGCAAGGAAGCTGCACTGGATTATCCCACAGTGTCTGGAAATGCCATCGAGGAGTGTGGATTGCCCCCCGTGTGACTCTCTCACGGGCCTTTTGCCTGGAGACTGCTCTGCAGATGGGCGCGGCAGGATCGATGGAGACGCCAGAGGGCGCCTTGGTGGGAAACCAAGGCGAAGAACGAGCCAGGGGCGGATTCCCCCGCAACCGCCGGGACCCAGAGCAGCAGACCTCCTTCTGGTCCCAGTGCTGCACGGTATGGCCCCCGCCACACCCCTGCTCGGGTTTCCGTGGTCGCCTTGGAATGCGCTCTAAGTATCCAACCTGA